Genomic window (Aethina tumida isolate Nest 87 chromosome 4, icAetTumi1.1, whole genome shotgun sequence):
TTGTTCAGTGCGTTGGCATCGGCGATGTTTTCTTGCATAATTGATTTCCAGTCCAATTCCAAACCTTGGATCTTGACATAGGCGATCCAGTCTTCGGAATAGGTGTTGAAAATGGTGCTGCTACCGAGTATGTTGAAAATGTAGGAGTTATTGGTTTGGATGAAAGCTGCTTGAGTGCCCAATCCCCATTTGTATTTGATGTTCATGAAgttggttaaaatatattcggaGTAACCTTCCTGTGGTGGATGCATGTAAGCCAACAATTGGGAGGCATAAAGCTTCTTTTCCTTGTGACAAACATCGGTGTTCTCGCTCATGGAGGAAATGTAGGAATAATGGAAACTGTATAATTCGGGATTTGGTTCCTTTTGCATGTACCAGTAAATGTAGTTGAAAGTTTGCATGTCGGGCAGATTTTCCATGATCATCCAGTAGGCGACAATACGGAGTTCAAGTGGCTCGTATTTGTTGGTGAAGATTGGCCAGAGAACTTTATAGATTGAATACGGATCGTAATCGATGGTGACGTAAGCCCAAAGTGCGGACAATCTGTGAGTTTCAAGTTCCTTCACTTCTCCTTTAACAATAGGGATGAGGCTGGGAAGAACGATGTCCAAGCCCATGTTAGACAGACCGTAGATGTAGGCCAGTTGTACGTCGCGGTCTGAGCTTtccttcattttttcaaagtaCCATTTTACATACTTGTTGAAGAAGTTGTTCAAATTCTCTTCATAGTTTTCTTCGTATTCTCCGTAGGCGACGAGATTGTCTCCTTTAATGTGGTAATGGAAGTAGCTGGAATTGTGTACGTTCTCCAAGTATTCGTAGGAGACTCCGATTAAATTACCGAAGGCCAAAATGGCTGATTTCCTGATATCCCAGTCGTATTTGTCGTCAAGTTTGATTAACCCTTCCATAGCTACAACCAGTTTTTGGGATGGAACAACTACATAACTGGGGAAGTATTCCAACAAAGAAGTGATGATGCTTTCGTCTAATTTGTTTTCTTGTACCAGTTTCAAGATCAACAAGCTCGATGCTTTGGTTCCTGCAAGTGGCAAAACTTCGTAGAAGATCTTTTGGATTTCTTCAGGCTTGGCGAGTATTTGGGTGTACAGCTCGGTTAAGTGTTGGTAGTCCAAAAGcatcaatttgtttttaagttgGTTGATGACTTGTCCTTCTTTGAGATTAGGCAATTGTGGCTTGAGATGATCTTTCTGAGGGTAGTTCCAGATGTCCTCCAACCAGCTCAAAATTTTCGGAATGATAGATTTTTGATCGATCACGTTACGTCCCAAATTAAGGTATGGCACGGATTCAATTTCGACCATTTCATCGAAGAAAATGTAACTGAGATCGTTAATTGCAAGACCATCAACTGGTGCAGCAAATTGTTTGGAGATTGGGATGTGTTCGATTAAATTGAAAGTCTGATTGACCAAAATGTATTGAGCCTCGGATTGTCCTGCGAAGGGGTGGTAGTAAACTCCTCCGCTACCTTGGATGAAACTGACGTATTTGTGTCCATCTTCTTCGACGATCCAGTATCTTCTGAAGGCGTCGTAGCTGATCGGTTCTTGGAACGGTACGTCACACAGGTTCTCATTAACAGGACTGATGGAGTGTGTGTAAAGGTTGTCGAAATCTGGCATCTCGATCATTTTTTGAACTTCCACATAGTGGTCAAGAGGCAAAACGTTGTAGAAAACTTCCACAGGCCCGTAGATCGAGTGTTCCTTAAGATGGAAGGCGTGCGCCTTTTTAGACTCGTATTGCACCTTAGAGAATTCCATTTGCAAAATACCAGCAATGGATTTCTTGATGTTAACGGACCATAATTTTTCGGATTTGTCCACCTTGATGCCCAAAACTAAGCCCGATTGATCGATGGCTATGATGAAGCTCTTGTACAAGTCTTCAACACCAGCTGGCATCGGCACGTATTGTGCCTTGTATTGGCTACCGTCCTCAAGACCGTTGTACATTTTGTACTTCAGGTCGGAGAATTGGACCACCAGGTATTGGTCATGGTATTGGATGTGGAGTTTACCGTTAAGGAAGAACTCGGAAGCGAACGCGGCGGGATATAATGTTCCGGATTTAATCAGGGCTTCATACTCGTAAATTACTTCTTGGTTTTGGGGTACGAATACTTTGAAGGCGCTGCTGCAGGCGACCAACGccaaaactataataaattaaaaaaatttaatatttaataattctaactcacggataataaaatacagtaaataaaCTTACATAAAAGACCGATGTGTGTATGTGCACCCATGTTGGAGTGAACCGCAACTGCTGCAcaactgatttaattttgttcgcGGACCTATTTAAATACCTTCCATAACTCGATTaggcataaaatatttgttgccaCACACATAAAgggtaaaaaacaatacagatAAACTTTTGACATTGCAATTAAAGATCTGGtatggtaaaaataataagaaaacaaattcTGTTTTATCGCATTGTTCATGTAATTGTGCTTTGACGATATGTCTTAGACAAACATATTATTAGAATTGGGtacgtgtttatttttatgatttaaactaTTAGAAATTTGATGCAAATATTTACTGGAAACTTCAACATTGTTGCATCTATGATATGATAAATTTGTTTgctaatttttacatttcttcaaatttttaaactataaaatttaactttcatggatttatcatatttttttcatatattgatgtattattttttatattatagaaaaattacacaaaaatttggatataaacgtttatttatttatataataatctgATATTATTGAATTGACAGGGTCTATTTTATTAGACATTTCTTCACAGAGTttgtaaactatatttttttgttttaatttactgaaaatattaatttgattgcGAGACTTTACTCATTTCTAaggagttttaataatttgtttatagaaaaattatacagaaaatgaatataaatttataaattgaattatttgtgtaaaaaagagatatttaatctaatgttactgaataaaaagggatttttattagtgaaaatattaatattaatctaatattACTGAATGAAAAGAGACTATGTCATTAGAGAATTAttcatatagtttttaaactataattttgtgttatatatcaaatattaatttgattgtgAGACTGAAATTTAtacgtttaattatttaaatattaatttgtttatagaaaaattatactgaaaattaatttgcttgtgaaatttaactttatatatttaattaattaaatattaattttctaaggagctttaataagttaattatagaaaaatagaaaaaggatttttaatgTAAGATTACTGAATGAAAAGGGACTAtgttattagattttaattatatttttaattatttacttattatttttctaaggAGCCTtatattactgaaaatattaatttgattatgagACTCAAATTTAtacgtttaattatttaaatattaattttccaaggagccttaataaattaattttagaaaaattatgctgaaaatgaatataaatttatgaattgaaTTACTTGTGTAAAAAAGGTATATTACTAAATGAAAATAGACTATATCATTAGagaattattcatattgtttttaaactataattttatgctttatgttactgaaaatattattttgattgcgagacttaaatttacacatttaattaattgaataataacttTCTAAGGAGTCTTTACATATtgattatagaaaaattgtactgaaaattaatataaatttataaattgaattaattgttataaaaaggGGTATTTAAcctaatattattgaattgaatgtcattaaagatttatttaaatcgtttTTAAGCTGTATCATGTATGGTATTACAGGAATCTTTAATCTGATTCTGAAACAACTTAAAGTTACACacttaataatgattttttagtaaaacaatttatacattttgtttgacaaatttgactttaacaatatttatatattttatagcatTATTTCGAATAATACAGAAACAatttcgtttaaatttttgtaatcaataattcaattactaAATTAGCTTCTAGGTTTTGTTTTGCATgttgcaataattatttttaaattttatgtttatcaaatcattttaaacaacCGTATTTAatcgaaattgtttttaatttatttgttttcgtcGATATAGATTACtactaatttattacagtaataagtgaaatatttaaaaaagagtgatacaaactttaatttatgattattttaattttgtttttgtttttattgtttttaaatttacgaaTGACACATGTCATGCTGGCGTTACTAGTCATATGTCAAAAACGAACGGGACCATTTGAAATTGGCGCGTCAGATAAACAGCGAGCGAGACGCCCCGGCGTCCATGCGCAAATCAGTCGTTAGCAAAGAGCGAAGCCGGGGGAAGTGTTTTGTTTGAAATGCACTGTGCCATGTTTGTATAAAAACCAGGTAAGAGACCGAATATTGGTCGCGCCGCATCGAATAACTAATATTCCAGGCCGATTTTGTTATATACATTATGCAAATGTAGAATTGAATGTTGTTGTGATGATTGATTGAGCGAGGAAACGGAGCCGCAGTGGACGTAGCAATATTAATCATTTCTGTCGTTGTCGCCAAATGAGAGCACGCCATTTTGAATGTGTCCTGTAAGAAATTCAGTCGATTATACAAATGGAACCACTGTGTTTGTATTAGTCCGTTTTAATAGCCGCAAAAGTGCAGTCAAAAAAAAAGTGTAGTCTAGAAAAAATTTTTtcgaaaacaaacaaaaagtcAAACGGCAACGCCAGTCGATACGTTGTTGTCCATTTGCCCGTGTTTCTTTAcaggttttattatttactaccACTACAATTAAACCCCCCAAAAAACAAATCGTTAAAGTAGTGTGAGAGACATAAGAGACAAAAAGGCAAATAATCGAATCATGGAGCAGCTGAACGTGCAGCTGCTAGCCAAAGCGATGAACTTCCACGGGCAGCAGCTGCAGAAAATGTGGGAGGCCGAGTACGGCGAACGCGATCTCGCCATGAGGAACATCTccgatttgaactttaacgTGTACGGCCAACGGCAGAAGAACCTACCGTTCCAGGACCGCGGCAAACGGCTGAAGCTGCACCAGTTCATTGTGAAAAACGCGGCCCGGCTGTACTCGAT
Coding sequences:
- the LOC109596885 gene encoding uncharacterized protein LOC109596885 yields the protein MGAHTHIGLLFLALVACSSAFKVFVPQNQEVIYEYEALIKSGTLYPAAFASEFFLNGKLHIQYHDQYLVVQFSDLKYKMYNGLEDGSQYKAQYVPMPAGVEDLYKSFIIAIDQSGLVLGIKVDKSEKLWSVNIKKSIAGILQMEFSKVQYESKKAHAFHLKEHSIYGPVEVFYNVLPLDHYVEVQKMIEMPDFDNLYTHSISPVNENLCDVPFQEPISYDAFRRYWIVEEDGHKYVSFIQGSGGVYYHPFAGQSEAQYILVNQTFNLIEHIPISKQFAAPVDGLAINDLSYIFFDEMVEIESVPYLNLGRNVIDQKSIIPKILSWLEDIWNYPQKDHLKPQLPNLKEGQVINQLKNKLMLLDYQHLTELYTQILAKPEEIQKIFYEVLPLAGTKASSLLILKLVQENKLDESIITSLLEYFPSYVVVPSQKLVVAMEGLIKLDDKYDWDIRKSAILAFGNLIGVSYEYLENVHNSSYFHYHIKGDNLVAYGEYEENYEENLNNFFNKYVKWYFEKMKESSDRDVQLAYIYGLSNMGLDIVLPSLIPIVKGEVKELETHRLSALWAYVTIDYDPYSIYKVLWPIFTNKYEPLELRIVAYWMIMENLPDMQTFNYIYWYMQKEPNPELYSFHYSYISSMSENTDVCHKEKKLYASQLLAYMHPPQEGYSEYILTNFMNIKYKWGLGTQAAFIQTNNSYIFNILGSSTIFNTYSEDWIAYVKIQGLELDWKSIMQENIADANALNKISKAKVEEGGGHVEIVVMSNQKVTDSYFVTFNEIKDLMSLPWLELFFTKDKFEDKSVMISYEKYVKTFLPTDIGMPALMEILLPSATYFELTTSKEFKNEYFNIHWQNYLINWIHSRHGLSIYNSFVDVWQGINKFHTYDIAFPLVFDFSYNIPTNVMKISFGQLNDPIKDVVGMRSHATSLVFVKLPENSDVLSKSCPGSIPWYIVSAGDKYRHNYPLYSEEDEYGGREWDMIVFDSEFEVTNGTLGYVDEIMSQMYTKTISTPWDHIVLSLLDWDTYVFMLPEQLNHGLLIRGTPLKDVSTIDLSIKWDIKSGSDKWTYTSGYKLNTKWSWAVKSQEKSLKSLHFNTVIDMNDGHTVNGFQMDISAVVPGSPEYKMCLDGKKKWALDKVTGHLVVGFKESGKCGPEDTILDIQMEGVKSNEQLSGNYLYGTCQYPMPFSIQPFNTLECMVDHSTVRKYTYNIKTPKPLPPQLLEPFYGILNMVKGYFFSHYDTIDSTSIKDNTALIEVYYPVTTQEVNMYVYTPKGSWSLTGLPLDYWGWFGFYPDSLYYPLEFYENLVQSSDYHVLHVDEQVLKQSAVNFNDWIFFIGNDESSITEGVYLKKSSNGKFDLKIVVDGHTAIMKPGKEITGTMDGAEIKENQKYEFLYWDTIKALGRNESVAIMFPRSGLFVEYDGWVKLRVPEADFKWKGAALAAL